One genomic segment of Mycolicibacterium chubuense NBB4 includes these proteins:
- a CDS encoding enoyl-CoA hydratase/isomerase family protein, whose translation MAETLTSQTPYDGVTVLRLNRPERLNAINETMLGELRDACAGLRADPSVRAVVLTGAGRGFCSGIDMRDFGPGMLAADDPAIDRLRFQEAMAALPLAIENLPQPVIAAVNGPCVGGGLALCLAADIRIASSAATFGNAAILLGLSGAEMGMSYHLPRIVGTSVAADWMLTGRTVDAQEADRRGLVSRLVAPEQLLDTAIETARAIAQLAPLGVQMTKRALQTNTDAASLPAAMELENRNQVLTHATDEAAGRRRNWEG comes from the coding sequence ATGGCGGAGACGCTGACGTCACAGACCCCGTACGACGGCGTCACCGTGCTGCGCCTGAACCGGCCGGAGCGGCTTAACGCGATCAACGAGACGATGCTCGGTGAACTGCGGGACGCGTGCGCCGGCCTGCGCGCCGACCCGTCGGTGCGGGCGGTCGTTCTCACCGGCGCCGGGCGCGGGTTCTGCTCGGGTATCGACATGCGCGACTTCGGGCCGGGCATGCTCGCCGCCGACGACCCCGCCATCGACCGGCTCCGATTCCAGGAGGCCATGGCCGCACTCCCTCTGGCGATCGAGAACCTGCCGCAGCCGGTGATCGCCGCCGTCAACGGCCCGTGTGTGGGTGGGGGATTGGCGCTGTGCCTGGCCGCGGATATCCGGATCGCCTCGAGCGCAGCCACATTCGGAAACGCGGCGATCCTCCTCGGGCTCTCGGGCGCCGAGATGGGCATGAGCTACCACCTGCCCCGCATCGTCGGCACGAGCGTCGCGGCGGACTGGATGCTCACCGGCCGTACGGTCGACGCGCAGGAAGCCGATCGGCGCGGCCTCGTCAGCCGGTTGGTGGCACCGGAGCAGCTGCTGGACACGGCGATCGAAACCGCCCGTGCCATCGCGCAATTGGCGCCGCTGGGGGTGCAGATGACCAAACGCGCGCTGCAGACCAACACCGACGCCGCGAGCCTGCCGGCGGCGATGGAACTGGAGAACCGCAACCAGGTGCTCACCCATGCCACCGACGAGGCGGCCGGGCGCCGCAGGAACTGGGAGGGCTGA
- a CDS encoding acetyl-CoA C-acetyltransferase yields MGARGGRLHRSREPTISDSPRDALILDVVRTPRGRGRADGGLHSCHPQSLLAQCLQALVSRTGTSPADVEDVIAGNGILAGDHGDDIARLAVLLSGWPDTVPGMTLNRFCGSGQQAVTVAAAGIGSGAQDLVIAGGVESMSRWDVAVGVPTIDGGNPELRRRYPTVPQGVSADLIATLEGFGRDEVDAFAAQSQRRAAEAIAEGRFEWSVIPVTGGDGAVLLDRDEHPRPGTTAATLATLRPAFAGLGTQSAPGESATFDEICLQRYPHLDHVDHVHHAGNSSGVVDGAAAVLLASPHYARAQGVSGRARVRAGAAVGSEPIIMLTAPGPAAQRCLDKAGMAVSDIDLWEINEAFAAVPMKTMRDLDLDPARVNVNGGAIALGHPIGATGAMLIGTLLDELERRDLQTGLVTMCTGGGMGTATIVERI; encoded by the coding sequence GTGGGGGCACGTGGCGGCCGGCTGCACCGATCGAGGGAGCCCACCATCAGCGACTCACCCAGGGACGCGCTCATTCTCGACGTCGTCCGCACGCCTCGCGGGCGGGGGCGCGCCGACGGCGGCCTGCACAGCTGCCATCCGCAGAGTCTGCTGGCGCAGTGCCTTCAGGCGCTGGTGTCGCGCACCGGGACCAGCCCCGCCGACGTCGAGGACGTGATCGCCGGCAACGGCATCCTGGCCGGGGACCACGGTGACGACATCGCCCGCCTCGCGGTGCTGCTGTCCGGCTGGCCGGACACCGTGCCGGGTATGACGCTGAACCGCTTCTGCGGGTCCGGGCAGCAGGCCGTCACCGTCGCTGCCGCCGGAATCGGCAGTGGTGCCCAGGATCTCGTGATCGCCGGCGGGGTCGAGTCGATGTCGCGGTGGGACGTCGCGGTCGGGGTGCCGACGATCGACGGCGGGAACCCGGAGCTGCGCCGGCGCTACCCCACGGTGCCGCAGGGCGTTTCGGCGGACCTGATCGCCACGCTCGAAGGGTTCGGCCGAGACGAGGTCGACGCGTTCGCCGCGCAGAGCCAGCGGCGCGCTGCCGAGGCGATCGCCGAGGGCCGGTTCGAGTGGTCGGTGATCCCGGTGACCGGCGGGGACGGCGCGGTCCTGCTCGACCGCGACGAGCATCCACGCCCCGGCACCACCGCCGCGACCCTGGCCACGCTGCGGCCTGCCTTCGCCGGCCTCGGAACGCAGAGCGCCCCCGGTGAGAGCGCCACCTTCGACGAGATCTGCCTGCAGCGCTATCCGCACCTCGACCACGTCGACCACGTCCACCACGCCGGAAACTCCTCCGGGGTGGTCGACGGCGCCGCCGCGGTGCTGCTCGCTTCACCGCACTACGCGCGCGCCCAGGGCGTCTCCGGCCGGGCGCGGGTGCGCGCCGGCGCCGCGGTCGGCAGCGAACCGATCATCATGCTCACCGCGCCCGGACCGGCCGCGCAGCGCTGCCTCGACAAGGCCGGCATGGCCGTGTCCGACATCGACCTCTGGGAGATCAACGAGGCGTTCGCCGCGGTCCCGATGAAGACCATGCGGGACCTCGACCTCGATCCCGCGCGCGTGAACGTCAACGGGGGCGCCATAGCGCTCGGCCATCCGATCGGGGCCACCGGCGCGATGCTGATCGGCACGTTGCTCGACGAACTCGAAAGACGGGATCTGCAGACGGGATTGGTGACCATGTGTACCGGCGGCGGCATGGGCACCGCGACGATCGTCGAACGGATCTGA
- a CDS encoding SDR family NAD(P)-dependent oxidoreductase, producing MELRGQTALVTGGTAGIGLACARLLAENGADVVITGRNTARGTAAAASIDRGVRFVPADLASLDSVDDLVRRTGAVDIVVNNAARFPAARTVEQQPDSFEKTFDTNVRGAYFLVAGLIEGMLQRRRGCIVNVTTMVTSKGVPGAGVYSASKAALESLTRTWAAEFGPHGIRVNSVAPGPTRTAGVEAEWGETNEALGRSLPLGRTATPDEIAYAVAFLASPRASFITGSVLHADGGGSAV from the coding sequence ATGGAACTGCGAGGGCAGACCGCGCTGGTCACCGGCGGCACGGCCGGGATCGGTCTCGCGTGCGCGAGGCTGCTCGCCGAGAACGGCGCCGACGTCGTCATCACCGGCCGCAACACGGCACGGGGCACGGCCGCGGCCGCATCCATCGACCGCGGGGTGCGCTTCGTCCCGGCGGACCTGGCGAGCCTCGACTCCGTCGACGACCTCGTCCGGCGCACCGGGGCCGTGGACATCGTGGTCAACAACGCCGCCCGGTTCCCGGCCGCCCGCACCGTCGAGCAGCAGCCCGATTCCTTCGAGAAGACCTTCGACACCAATGTGCGCGGCGCGTACTTCCTGGTCGCCGGCCTGATCGAGGGCATGCTGCAGCGCCGCCGCGGCTGCATCGTCAACGTCACCACGATGGTGACCTCGAAGGGCGTCCCGGGCGCAGGCGTCTACAGCGCCTCCAAGGCGGCTTTGGAATCGCTCACCCGCACCTGGGCCGCCGAGTTCGGCCCGCACGGGATCCGGGTCAACAGCGTCGCGCCCGGCCCCACCAGAACCGCAGGGGTGGAGGCGGAATGGGGTGAGACCAACGAAGCGCTCGGCCGCTCGCTCCCCTTGGGGCGCACCGCCACTCCAGACGAGATCGCCTACGCGGTGGCCTTCCTCGCCTCGCCCCGCGCGAGCTTCATCACCGGATCGGTCCTGCACGCGGACGGGGGCGGCAGCGCGGTGTGA
- a CDS encoding sigma-70 family RNA polymerase sigma factor yields MTVIALEHQEPELAGRFTRDVTPLLEVLSRGARRLARTDADAEDLLQDTLLRAYSGFGSFQEGTNLQAWLFRILYNQWVNIHRSRQCRPTEVSDDEANARELARVSAGQRSAETEALAALPDTEIRCVLASLPEGFGEVVYYVFVEGYTYAETAVLLDIPVGTVMSRISRARQRLRLALAHRAPTRRADTAAAQRIA; encoded by the coding sequence ATGACAGTCATTGCGCTCGAGCACCAAGAACCGGAACTCGCCGGGCGTTTCACCCGCGACGTCACCCCGCTGCTGGAGGTCCTCTCGCGCGGCGCCCGGCGGCTGGCCCGCACCGACGCCGATGCCGAGGATCTGCTCCAGGACACGCTGTTGCGCGCCTACTCGGGGTTCGGCTCGTTCCAGGAGGGCACCAACCTGCAGGCGTGGCTGTTCCGGATCCTCTACAACCAGTGGGTCAACATCCATCGCAGCCGGCAGTGCCGGCCCACCGAGGTCTCCGACGACGAGGCCAACGCCCGCGAGCTGGCGCGCGTCAGTGCCGGGCAGCGCTCGGCGGAGACGGAGGCCCTCGCCGCGCTGCCCGACACCGAGATCAGGTGCGTGCTCGCGTCGCTGCCCGAAGGCTTCGGCGAGGTCGTCTACTACGTGTTCGTCGAGGGCTACACCTACGCCGAGACCGCCGTGCTGCTCGACATCCCCGTGGGGACCGTGATGTCGCGGATCTCCCGGGCCAGACAGCGCCTGCGTCTGGCGCTGGCGCACCGCGCACCCACCCGCCGCGCCGACACCGCTGCCGCGCAGCGGATCGCCTAG
- a CDS encoding AAA family ATPase, with amino-acid sequence MSGRGHGQSLRGRDGECAELREFVAAVRAGDARALVLRGEAGVGKTALLDFAAQLATGMRCIQLAGVESDMELAYAGLQQLCAPLLSGLDDLPQPQRDALSVAFGRAEGPAPDRFLVGLAVLSLLAAASGDQPLLCVVDDAQWLDQVSVQTLGFVARRLVAEPVGMLFAVRDTGVEVLPGVAERTVGPLSDNDARALFESVMLGGVDPQVRDRVVAETRGNPLALLDVPRNFTATELAGGFWNVGAQTVPARIEESYARRIASLPEPTRRLLLLAAAEPLGDSALFLRGAARMGIAVGALAPAEAAGVVEFGPRMRFHHPLMRSAAYRAAEPADRRAVHGVLAEVTDRTVDPDRAAWHAASAAAGPDDDVAAELEASAARAQSKGGLAAAAAFLERAALLTADPVVRGARALAAAQAKRDAAATDAAYELLTVAEVAPASELHHARVARLRAQMAFVRSRAGELGAPAVGDVTADLLAAARRLEGHDDFASREAYLEAIAATIYAGRLGAPDALARAAEAARSALERTPELPRAVDLLLKGVVDRITGGPGAGRESLRAALSAMCALARSDERQVMRWFVPAFPILQESTAHELWDETITQELSAAVVREARRTGALAGLPRALVYRAGFHVLCGEFGTATTLLHEAAAITAATGHERPVRYHSVVLAAWLGDAADTRARIEAARADGTARGEGRLLGLTAYATAVLSNGTGRYEQAFAAAGEGCEFEDFGFYSWCLHEYAEAAAHLGDQDAVTWAVGRLEERAGASDTDWGLGALASARAFLSGEPDAEARFTEAIERLGRTRAVVHLARTHLSYGEWLRRANRRVDARRHLGTAHDMFTQMGAQAFAERARRELVAAGNKVSKQPTGAGSALTAQEAQIASLAAEGLTNQEIGAQLFISAHTVEWHLRKVFTKLAITSRRQLRTATWVS; translated from the coding sequence ATGTCGGGCCGGGGTCACGGGCAGTCACTGCGCGGCAGGGACGGCGAGTGCGCGGAGTTGCGCGAGTTCGTCGCCGCGGTGCGCGCCGGAGATGCGAGAGCGCTGGTGCTGCGGGGCGAGGCCGGCGTCGGCAAGACGGCCCTGCTCGATTTCGCCGCGCAACTCGCGACCGGCATGCGCTGCATCCAGCTGGCCGGCGTCGAGTCCGACATGGAGCTGGCGTACGCGGGGCTCCAGCAGCTCTGTGCGCCGCTGCTGAGCGGTCTCGACGACCTGCCGCAGCCGCAGCGCGACGCCCTGTCGGTCGCCTTCGGTCGTGCCGAGGGCCCGGCGCCGGACCGCTTCCTGGTCGGGCTCGCGGTCCTGAGCCTGCTCGCGGCCGCCTCGGGCGATCAGCCGCTGCTGTGCGTGGTGGACGACGCGCAGTGGCTCGACCAGGTGTCGGTGCAGACCCTCGGCTTCGTGGCGCGCCGGTTGGTGGCCGAGCCCGTCGGGATGTTGTTCGCGGTGCGCGACACCGGCGTGGAGGTGCTGCCCGGCGTGGCCGAGCGCACCGTCGGGCCGCTGTCGGACAACGACGCGCGGGCCCTGTTCGAATCGGTGATGCTCGGCGGTGTCGACCCGCAGGTGCGTGACCGCGTGGTGGCCGAGACACGGGGCAATCCGCTGGCTCTGCTCGACGTGCCCCGAAACTTCACCGCCACCGAACTCGCCGGCGGGTTCTGGAACGTGGGCGCGCAGACCGTGCCCGCCCGCATCGAGGAGAGTTACGCCCGGCGCATCGCCTCGCTGCCGGAGCCCACGCGCCGGCTGCTGCTGCTCGCCGCCGCAGAGCCGCTGGGCGACTCGGCGTTGTTCCTGCGCGGTGCCGCGCGGATGGGCATCGCGGTCGGTGCGCTGGCACCCGCCGAGGCGGCCGGCGTCGTCGAATTCGGCCCGCGCATGCGGTTCCACCACCCGCTGATGCGATCGGCTGCCTACCGTGCGGCAGAGCCCGCCGATCGGCGGGCGGTCCACGGGGTGCTGGCCGAGGTGACGGACCGGACCGTGGACCCCGACCGGGCGGCCTGGCACGCGGCCAGCGCGGCCGCGGGCCCGGACGACGACGTCGCCGCGGAACTGGAGGCCTCGGCCGCCCGGGCGCAGAGCAAGGGCGGGCTGGCCGCGGCCGCGGCGTTCCTGGAGCGGGCTGCGCTGTTGACCGCAGATCCGGTGGTGCGGGGAGCGCGCGCGCTCGCGGCCGCGCAGGCCAAGCGGGACGCTGCCGCAACGGATGCGGCGTACGAGCTGCTCACGGTCGCCGAGGTCGCGCCGGCCTCGGAGCTGCATCACGCGCGGGTGGCACGTCTGCGGGCCCAGATGGCGTTCGTGCGCAGCCGCGCCGGTGAACTCGGCGCCCCGGCCGTCGGCGACGTGACCGCCGACCTGCTGGCCGCGGCGCGCCGGCTCGAGGGCCACGACGACTTCGCTTCCCGGGAGGCCTATCTCGAGGCGATCGCGGCCACCATCTACGCCGGGCGGCTCGGTGCGCCCGACGCGCTGGCGCGCGCCGCCGAGGCGGCGCGTTCGGCGCTCGAGCGCACTCCGGAACTCCCGCGCGCGGTCGACCTCCTGCTCAAGGGTGTGGTCGATCGCATCACCGGCGGGCCCGGCGCCGGACGGGAATCGCTGCGCGCGGCGCTGTCGGCGATGTGTGCGCTCGCGCGGTCGGACGAACGCCAGGTGATGCGCTGGTTCGTGCCCGCCTTCCCGATCCTGCAGGAGTCCACCGCGCACGAGTTGTGGGACGAGACGATCACGCAGGAGTTGTCGGCCGCCGTGGTGCGCGAGGCCAGGCGGACCGGTGCGTTGGCCGGACTTCCGCGAGCGTTGGTCTACCGTGCCGGTTTTCATGTGCTGTGTGGTGAATTCGGCACGGCGACAACACTTCTCCACGAGGCCGCGGCGATCACCGCGGCGACCGGCCACGAGCGTCCCGTGCGGTACCACTCGGTGGTGCTCGCCGCGTGGCTCGGCGATGCCGCGGACACCCGGGCCCGGATCGAGGCGGCGCGGGCCGACGGAACGGCCCGGGGCGAAGGGCGCCTGCTCGGTCTGACCGCCTACGCGACCGCGGTGCTGTCCAACGGAACCGGCCGGTACGAGCAGGCATTCGCCGCCGCCGGTGAGGGGTGTGAATTCGAGGACTTCGGCTTCTACAGTTGGTGCCTGCACGAGTACGCCGAAGCCGCGGCACATCTGGGCGACCAGGACGCCGTCACGTGGGCGGTCGGACGACTCGAGGAACGGGCCGGGGCCAGCGACACCGACTGGGGGCTGGGCGCCCTGGCCAGTGCCCGGGCCTTCCTGTCCGGCGAGCCCGACGCCGAGGCGCGCTTCACCGAGGCCATCGAGCGTCTGGGGCGCACGCGCGCCGTCGTGCACCTCGCGCGAACGCACCTGTCCTACGGTGAGTGGTTGCGCCGCGCCAACCGGCGGGTCGATGCGCGCAGACATCTGGGCACCGCGCACGACATGTTCACGCAGATGGGTGCGCAGGCGTTCGCCGAACGCGCGCGGCGCGAGCTGGTCGCCGCCGGCAACAAGGTGAGCAAGCAGCCCACGGGCGCAGGCAGCGCGCTGACCGCCCAGGAAGCGCAGATCGCGAGTCTGGCCGCGGAGGGGTTGACCAACCAGGAGATCGGCGCTCAACTGTTCATCAGTGCGCACACCGTCGAATGGCACCTGCGCAAGGTGTTCACCAAGCTCGCCATCACCTCCCGCAGGCAGTTGCGCACCGCTACGTGGGTGAGCTGA
- a CDS encoding nitroreductase: MDVYEAVLSRRAVRSFTDEPVPREVLNRVLTAAAWAPSGSNLQPWHLYVVTGSALEKLKSVAVQRVASGDDWDDREFEMYPATLGSPYRERRHAFAEQRYGALGIARGDVEARQRAAIANWDCFGAPAALFCYIDRRMGLPQWADLGMYLQTVMLLLRAEGLHSCPQMAWSMTRTSVAEVVFPAPDLTLFCGVSIGYEDTATRAPRTGRAEIAETVTFVGDDDLI; encoded by the coding sequence ATGGACGTCTACGAGGCGGTGCTGAGCAGACGAGCGGTCCGCTCGTTCACCGACGAGCCCGTGCCGAGGGAGGTACTGAACCGGGTGCTCACTGCCGCCGCGTGGGCCCCGTCGGGCTCGAATCTGCAGCCGTGGCATCTCTACGTCGTCACCGGCTCGGCACTGGAGAAGTTGAAAAGCGTTGCGGTGCAACGGGTCGCCTCCGGCGACGACTGGGATGACCGGGAGTTCGAGATGTACCCGGCCACGTTGGGGTCGCCGTATCGCGAACGCCGGCACGCCTTCGCCGAGCAGCGCTACGGAGCACTGGGCATCGCGCGCGGCGACGTCGAGGCGCGCCAGCGCGCCGCGATCGCGAACTGGGACTGCTTCGGCGCCCCGGCGGCCCTGTTCTGCTACATCGATCGCCGGATGGGCCTGCCGCAGTGGGCAGACCTGGGCATGTACCTGCAGACCGTCATGCTCCTGCTGCGCGCCGAGGGGCTGCACAGCTGCCCGCAGATGGCGTGGTCGATGACGCGCACCTCCGTCGCGGAGGTCGTGTTTCCGGCCCCGGACCTCACGCTGTTCTGTGGCGTCTCGATCGGGTACGAGGACACGGCGACCCGGGCCCCGCGCACCGGCCGTGCGGAGATCGCGGAGACCGTGACGTTCGTGGGAGACGACGACCTCATCTGA
- a CDS encoding SDR family oxidoreductase has protein sequence MRIVVIGGTGRVGSKVVDQLTAHGHEAVAAAPSTGVNTVTGEGLDDALAGAAVVVDVTNSPSFEDAASAEFFDRSTTNLLAAEARAGVGHHVALSVVGTERLAQESGYFRAKLAQERLISEGPVPHTIVRATQFFEFLQTIADSATVEGTVRLPGALIQPMVSSDVAEGVAIAAVNPPVLGIAEIGGPVAYRLPDLIRTALTARGDTREVISDPGALYWGVAIEERTLVPGEGATLFDTRFEDWLLESAAMG, from the coding sequence ATGAGAATCGTTGTCATCGGAGGAACGGGCCGGGTGGGTTCGAAGGTCGTCGACCAGCTGACCGCGCACGGCCACGAGGCTGTCGCGGCGGCCCCGTCGACCGGGGTGAACACCGTGACCGGCGAAGGGCTCGACGACGCGCTCGCCGGGGCGGCGGTGGTGGTCGACGTGACGAATTCGCCGTCGTTCGAGGACGCGGCCTCCGCCGAGTTCTTCGACCGCTCCACCACCAACCTGCTCGCCGCCGAGGCCAGGGCGGGCGTGGGGCACCACGTCGCGCTGTCGGTGGTGGGTACTGAGCGGCTGGCTCAGGAGAGCGGGTACTTCCGCGCGAAGCTCGCCCAGGAGCGCCTCATCAGCGAGGGGCCGGTGCCGCACACCATCGTGCGGGCCACCCAGTTCTTCGAGTTCCTTCAGACGATCGCCGACTCCGCGACGGTCGAGGGCACCGTGCGGCTGCCCGGTGCGCTCATCCAGCCGATGGTCTCGTCCGATGTCGCCGAGGGGGTGGCCATCGCGGCGGTCAACCCGCCCGTCCTCGGGATCGCCGAGATCGGCGGGCCCGTCGCCTACCGGCTGCCGGACCTGATCAGGACGGCCCTGACGGCTCGCGGCGACACCCGGGAGGTGATCTCCGATCCCGGCGCCCTGTACTGGGGCGTCGCGATCGAGGAGCGCACGCTGGTGCCCGGCGAGGGGGCGACGCTGTTCGACACCCGGTTCGAGGACTGGCTCCTCGAATCGGCCGCGATGGGCTGA
- a CDS encoding PP2C family protein-serine/threonine phosphatase gives MGDQAPVGVDTSFDAAWTSVPHPVLIVDSAGAVRAMSAAARSLLPEVGVGAALAQNAAAGLAFETTALPGGDEAWWLIEDTDSVLREAQEALSREQERAAFLDEASAVLMASLNFDRCMEATVQMAARHLADAAVVVAPVTGHQVPVVCSGSEGPVEVRRIDADPAAVAGLSEALRGFPPVPSRWIDPAAVPDWLVPHNFTGPVGSVVVTPLPGHGVPAGALILLRRNSENAFSQGEEVFARLFAARAGAALSAARLYAEQSAITHTLMRDLLPPRLNRLPGVELAGGYRASEDHQVIGGDFYDFHPAATPDGETLVVLGDVCGKGLEAAVLTGKIRNTLQALAPLAKDHAGVLRLLNSALLSPVDTRFATLVLASVARREGQVVLRLTSAGHPPPLIVRNDGSVEEADTRGALVGVMPEIKMRTFETSLAPGETCLLYTDGVTEAHGGPLGTDMFGEQRLSDALAQCAGMPAEAVVERVMMLTTQWVNQRAHDDIAVVAITAPRRTHLSAVDGHTAGRYTA, from the coding sequence ATGGGTGATCAGGCACCCGTCGGCGTCGACACGAGTTTCGACGCCGCGTGGACCTCGGTTCCGCACCCGGTGCTGATCGTCGATTCCGCCGGCGCTGTGCGCGCCATGAGCGCCGCGGCCCGTTCGCTGCTTCCGGAGGTCGGCGTCGGCGCCGCCCTCGCGCAGAACGCGGCCGCGGGCCTGGCGTTCGAGACCACCGCGTTGCCGGGCGGCGACGAGGCGTGGTGGCTCATCGAGGACACCGACAGCGTGCTGCGGGAAGCCCAGGAGGCGCTCTCCCGCGAGCAGGAGCGCGCCGCGTTCCTCGACGAAGCGTCCGCGGTGCTGATGGCCTCGCTGAACTTCGACCGCTGTATGGAGGCGACCGTGCAGATGGCGGCGCGCCACCTCGCCGACGCCGCGGTGGTCGTCGCTCCGGTCACCGGTCACCAGGTACCCGTGGTGTGCAGCGGCTCCGAGGGGCCGGTCGAGGTGCGCCGCATCGACGCCGATCCCGCCGCCGTCGCCGGTCTCAGCGAGGCCTTGCGCGGCTTCCCGCCCGTGCCCTCCCGGTGGATCGACCCGGCCGCGGTGCCCGACTGGCTCGTCCCGCACAACTTCACCGGCCCGGTCGGGTCCGTCGTCGTCACGCCGCTGCCGGGACACGGCGTGCCGGCCGGCGCGCTGATCCTGCTGCGCCGCAACTCCGAGAACGCGTTCAGCCAAGGCGAAGAGGTGTTCGCCCGGCTGTTCGCCGCCCGCGCCGGCGCGGCGCTGTCGGCGGCGCGGCTGTATGCCGAGCAGTCCGCGATCACCCACACCCTGATGCGCGACCTGCTGCCGCCGCGGTTGAACCGCCTGCCCGGTGTCGAACTCGCCGGCGGATACCGCGCCTCGGAAGACCACCAGGTCATCGGTGGTGACTTCTACGACTTCCACCCCGCCGCCACCCCGGACGGGGAGACCCTGGTGGTGCTCGGGGACGTGTGCGGCAAGGGCCTCGAGGCCGCCGTCCTGACGGGCAAGATCCGCAACACCCTGCAGGCGCTGGCGCCGCTCGCCAAGGACCACGCGGGCGTGTTGCGGCTGCTCAACAGCGCGCTGCTGTCCCCGGTCGACACCCGGTTCGCGACGCTGGTGCTGGCGTCGGTGGCACGCCGCGAGGGCCAGGTGGTGCTGCGTCTGACCAGCGCCGGGCACCCGCCTCCGCTGATCGTCCGCAACGACGGCAGTGTCGAGGAGGCCGACACCCGCGGCGCCCTGGTGGGCGTGATGCCCGAGATCAAGATGCGCACGTTCGAGACGTCGCTGGCGCCCGGCGAGACGTGCCTGCTCTACACCGACGGTGTGACCGAGGCGCACGGCGGCCCGCTCGGCACGGACATGTTCGGCGAGCAGCGCCTGTCGGATGCTCTGGCGCAGTGCGCCGGGATGCCGGCCGAAGCCGTGGTCGAACGGGTCATGATGCTCACCACCCAGTGGGTGAACCAGCGCGCGCACGACGACATCGCGGTCGTCGCGATCACCGCCCCGCGCCGCACCCATCTGAGCGCGGTCGACGGCCACACCGCGGGTCGGTACACCGCATGA
- a CDS encoding cobalamin B12-binding domain-containing protein, giving the protein MTDVRERLWDALIDGDEYAAATTVFGALDDGMTPEDVLLDVIARVQHKVGTEWAANRITVAQEHAATAINDRVIAALAHHPASRRTPSAGRVTVACVDGEWHALPARLLGEVLRLRGWHVDFLGAQVPTPHLIAHVHQHGPDAVALSCMIPTRLPTAHAAITACQAAGVPVLAGGAAFGRDGRFAHRLGADAWAPDARAAAQRLEEGFRPIHVAPTHLPIDDLPHLIDQEYTMVSGTTAQLVKTTVADLEERFPAMRSYSELQRQHTTEDIAHIVEFLAAGLYTDDDDLFTDFITWTAEILAARGVPATSLHPALESLAAQLQDFPRAQRLLLAARTALSRLTPQSAPA; this is encoded by the coding sequence ATGACCGACGTGCGCGAACGGTTGTGGGACGCGCTGATCGACGGTGATGAGTACGCGGCGGCCACGACCGTCTTCGGGGCGCTGGACGACGGCATGACACCCGAGGACGTGCTGCTCGACGTCATCGCCCGCGTCCAGCACAAGGTCGGCACCGAGTGGGCCGCCAACCGGATCACCGTCGCCCAGGAACACGCCGCCACGGCGATCAACGACCGGGTGATCGCCGCGCTGGCCCACCATCCGGCCAGTCGCCGCACCCCGTCCGCGGGCCGCGTGACGGTCGCCTGTGTGGACGGCGAGTGGCACGCGCTGCCCGCCCGGCTGCTCGGCGAGGTGCTCCGGCTGCGCGGCTGGCACGTCGACTTCCTCGGTGCGCAGGTGCCCACCCCCCACCTGATCGCCCACGTGCATCAGCACGGCCCGGACGCCGTGGCGCTGTCGTGCATGATCCCCACCCGGCTGCCCACCGCGCACGCCGCGATCACCGCCTGCCAGGCGGCCGGGGTGCCGGTGCTCGCCGGCGGTGCCGCCTTCGGTCGCGACGGCCGCTTCGCCCACCGCCTCGGCGCGGACGCCTGGGCGCCCGACGCACGGGCCGCCGCACAGCGGCTGGAGGAGGGCTTCCGTCCCATCCACGTCGCGCCGACGCACCTGCCGATCGACGACCTCCCGCATCTGATCGACCAGGAATACACGATGGTCAGCGGGACCACCGCCCAGCTGGTGAAGACGACCGTGGCCGACCTCGAAGAGCGCTTCCCGGCGATGCGGTCCTACAGCGAGCTGCAGCGCCAGCACACCACCGAGGACATCGCCCACATCGTCGAGTTCCTCGCCGCGGGCCTCTACACCGACGACGACGACCTGTTCACCGACTTCATCACCTGGACCGCCGAGATCCTCGCCGCCCGCGGCGTGCCGGCGACCTCCCTGCATCCGGCGCTGGAATCGCTGGCAGCGCAACTGCAGGACTTCCCCCGCGCGCAGCGGCTGCTGCTGGCGGCGCGCACCGCCCTGTCCCGTCTCACCCCCCAGTCGGCGCCCGCATGA
- a CDS encoding STAS domain-containing protein, whose product MRLTLSVHTSARAAHVRVANDLVYGCSDDLVGTVARLLTDRPGTRDLHLHFTDLAFCDSAGLSALLLVHRRSAIAGVRLHLDHRSAQLDRILDIAGLLEFLTARPSAVGTDHPPQPAGASSETEIG is encoded by the coding sequence ATGAGACTCACACTCTCCGTCCACACCTCGGCCCGAGCGGCGCATGTGCGCGTCGCCAATGACCTCGTCTACGGCTGCAGCGACGACCTCGTCGGCACCGTGGCCCGCCTGCTGACCGACCGGCCGGGCACCCGCGACCTGCACCTCCACTTCACCGACCTCGCGTTCTGCGACTCGGCAGGCCTGTCCGCGCTGCTGCTGGTGCACCGCCGGTCCGCGATCGCCGGTGTCCGCCTGCACCTGGACCACCGCAGCGCCCAGCTCGACCGGATCCTCGACATCGCCGGTCTGCTCGAGTTCCTCACCGCCCGCCCGAGTGCCGTCGGAACCGACCACCCGCCGCAGCCGGCCGGTGCCTCGTCGGAAACCGAGATCGGCTGA